In a genomic window of Apteryx mantelli isolate bAptMan1 chromosome 2, bAptMan1.hap1, whole genome shotgun sequence:
- the LOC136991419 gene encoding 5-beta-cholestane-3-alpha,7-alpha-diol 12-alpha-hydroxylase-like — protein MALWVTLLCSLVASLLGGLYLLGAFRRRRANEPPLDKGHIPWLGYALDFRKDSSEFLKRMQRKHGDIFTVLLGGYYFTFVMDPFCFGAIVKESRAKLDFKKFASELVRRVFGYQSVEASHKIIQLSSTKHLMGDGLVVMTQAMMENLQKLMLFKMNSGERERTWQEDSLFNYCYNIIFRAGYLALYGSEPHQGADNKEKANEHDRVHSDELFYEFRKYDRLFPRLAYAVLPPKDKIEAEQLKRLFWSMLSVKKSRQKDNISGWVSDQEQSLAENGVPEYMRDRFMFLLLWASQGNTGPAAFWLLFYLMKHPEAMKAVKEEVDKVSRESGQEVKPGRPPINVTRDMLNQTPLLDSALEETLRLVAAPILIRAVLQDMTLKTSDGTEYALRKGDRVALFPHASVQMDPEIHPEPHRFKYDRFLNPDGTRKDFYKNGKKLKYFSMPWGAGISICPGRFFATNEMKLFVFLMLTYYDLELLDGEEEIPPIDSSRWGFGTMQPIRDVRFRYRLRF, from the coding sequence ATGGCTCTCTGGGTAACTCTTCTTTGTTCCCTGGTAGCATCGCTGCTTGGTGGCCTCTACCTCCTGGGAGCGTTTCGAAGGAGGAGAGCCAATGAGCCCCCTCTGGACAAGGGTCACATCCCGTGGCTGGGTTACGCCCTGGATTTCAGAAAGGACAGTTCAGAGTTTCTAAAGAGGATGCAGAGAAAACACGGGGATATTTTCACAGTGCTACTCGGAGGCTATTACTTCACCTTCGTGATGGACCCCTTTTGCTTTGGCGCCATAGTGAAGGAATCGCGAGCCAAACTAGACTTTAAGAAGTTTGCATCCGAACTGGTCCGCCGGGTTTTTGGATACCAGTCCGTTGAAGCCAGCCACAAGATTATTCAGCTATCAAGCACGAAGCATCTGATGGGGGATGGACTCGTTGTCATGACACAAGCCATGATGGAGAACTTGCAGAAGCTGATGCTTTTCAAGATGAACTCAGGAGAGAGGGAGCGAACGTGGCAAGAGGACAGTCTCTTCAACTACTGCTACAACATCATCTTCAGAGCTGGGTACCTGGCTTTGTACGGCAGTGAGCCACACCAAGGGGCAGACAACAAGGAGAAAGCTAACGAGCACGATCGTGTTCACTCTGATGAGCTGTTCTATGAATTCCGGAAGTACGACCGCCTCTTCCCTCGCCTGGCCTATGCCGTGTTGCCTCCCAAAGACAAAATTGAAGCTGAGCAGCTCAAGAGGCTCTTCTGGAGCATGCTGTCTGTGAAGAAGAGTCGACAGAAGGACAACATCAGTGGGTGGGTAAGTGACCAAGAGCAGTCCCTGGCAGAAAACGGTGTTCCCGAGTACATGAGGGATCGTTTCATGTTTCTGCTCCTCTGGGCATCCCAAGGCAATACTGGCCCAGCTGCCTTCTGGCTCCTCTTCTATCTAATGAAACATCCAGAAGCTATGAAGGCTGTGAAGGAAGAAGTGGATAAAGTCTCCAGGGAGAGCGGCCAGGAAGTGAAGCCAGGTAGGCCACCAATTAACGTCACTAGGGACATGTTAAACCAGACCCCTCTTCTGGACAGTGCTCTAGAGGAGACCCTGCGGCTGGTTGCAGCCCCAATCCTTATCAGAGCCGTCCTGCAGGACATGACCCTTAAGACGAGCGACGGGACAGAGTACGCTCTCCGCAAAGGAGACAGGGTGGCTTTGTTCCCACATGCCTCTGTGCAGATGGACCCAGAAATCCATCCCGAGCCTCACCGATTTAAATATGACCGGTTCCTAAACCCAGATGGCACCAGGAAAGATTTCTACAAGAATGggaaaaagctgaagtatttcagCATGCCTTGGGGAGCAGGGATATCCATCTGTCCTGGGCGGTTCTTCGCGACCAATGAAATGAAACTGTTTgtgttcttgatgctgacttactATGACTTGGAGCTGCTTGACGGAGAAGAGGAGATCCCGCCGATagacagcagccgctggggatttGGAACGATGCAGCCCATTCGTGACGTTCGCTTCAGATACCGGCTGCgcttttaa